A part of Cannabis sativa cultivar Pink pepper isolate KNU-18-1 chromosome 6, ASM2916894v1, whole genome shotgun sequence genomic DNA contains:
- the LOC115724532 gene encoding pentatricopeptide repeat-containing protein At3g18020: MKMVSFPNKLILLPWTVLHALCDSHRFAEAHHRFSLFIHSGCVPDERTCNILIARLLGSRSPDHTLSVIRRLIGVKREFVPSLINYNRLIDQLCSLSRPAEAHSLIFDLLGRGHCPNTVTYTSLINGYCKVGEFDCAQKVFDEMGERGVVPNSLTYSVLISGVLRIREVERGRELMSMLWERIKCGDHDPSLNNAAFSNLIDSLCREGFFQELFRIAEDMPQGNSLSEEFCYAQMIDSLCKTDKHHGASRIVYIMRKRGLVPSLVSYNSIVHGLSKEGGCMRAYQLLEEGIEFGYRPSEHTYKVLVEGLCRENDLHKAKFVFHVMLNKEGVERTRFYNIYLRALCFMDNAATELLNTLVSMLQTQCQPDVITLNTIIKGFCKMGRVEEALKVLDDMMVGKFSAPDVVTFTTIIFGLLDVGRTEDALDFLCRVMHDSGLNPGVVTYNAVLRGLFKLQLANEAMEIYNVMVGKGVTADSTTYTIIIDGLCKSSQIEKAKRFWDDVIWPSKIHDNFVYAAIIKGLCCSGKFSEACHFLYELIDSGVSPNIFSYNILVDSACRLGLRDEAYRVVREMKRNGLTPDCVTWRILDKLHGGSRKQTFADDSALKLSSRSQEMEIELDYCKN, from the coding sequence ATGAAGATGGTTTCATTCCCTAATAAGCTGATTCTTCTTCCATGGACTGTTCTTCACGCCCTCTGTGACTCCCACAGATTCGCTGAAGCTCACCACCGCTTTTCCCTTTTCATTCATTCCGGTTGTGTCCCCGACGAGCGCACTTGCAATATTCTCATCGCTCGTTTGCTTGGTTCTCGATCTCCCGACCATACTTTGAGCGTTATCCGCCGTTTGATTGGTGTTAAGCGTGAGTTTGTGCCTTCTTTGATTAATTATAACCGTTTGATTGATCAGCTATGTTCGTTGTCCAGGCCTGCAGAAGCTCATAGCTTGATTTTTGATTTGTTGGGAAGAGGGCATTGTCCTAATACTGTTACTTACACTTCTTTGATTAATGGGTATTGTAAAGTTGGTGAATTTGATTGTGCACAGAAGGTGTTTGATGAAATGGGTGAGAGAGGTGTTGTTCCGAATTCACTGACTTACAGTGTCTTGATTAGTGGTGTTTTGAGGATTCGTGAGGTTGAGCGTGGGAGAGAACTCATGTCCATGCTCTGGGAAAGAATCAAGTGTGGAGATCATGACCCCTCTTTGAATAATGCAGCTTTTTCGAATCTTATTGATTCTTTGTGTAGAGAAGGATTTTTCCAGGAGCTGTTTAGGATTGCAGAAGATATGCCACAAGGAAATAGTCTCAGTGAGGAGTTTTGCTATGCTCAAATGATTGATTCTCTCTGTAAAACCGATAAACATCATGGCGCTTCGAGGATTGTTTATATTATGAGGAAAAGAGGTTTGGTCCCAAGCTTGGTGTCATATAATTCTATTGTACATGGACTTAGCAAGGAGGGAGGCTGTATGAGGGCTTATCAGTTGTTAGAAGAAGGCATTGAATTCGGATATCGACCATCTGAGCATACTTACAAGGTCTTAGTAGAAGGTCTTTGCCGAGAAAATGACCTTCACAAGGCGAAATTTGTCTTTCATGTTATGCTCAACAAGGAAGGAGTTGAGAGAACTAGATTTTATAACATATATCTTAGAGCTCTTTGTTTTATGGATAATGCTGCAACTGAGCTTTTGAATACACTTGTTTCTATGCTCCAAACTCAGTGTCAACCTGATGTGATCACTCTCAATACCATTATTAAAGGGTTTTGTAAGATGGGGAGAGTAGAAGAAGCTTTGAAAGTACTAGATGACATGATGGTTGGCAAGTTTTCTGCTCCTGATGTTGTGACATTCACCACCATCATTTTTGGATTACTTGATGTTGGAAGAACTGAAGATGCTCTTGATTTTCTGTGTAGAGTAATGCATGACAGTGGTTTGAACCCTGGCGTTGTGACATATAATGCAGTCCTTCGTGGATTGTTCAAACTTCAGCTAGCAAATGAAGCCATGGAGATTTACAATGTCATGGTAGGAAAAGGTGTTACAGCTGACAGTACTACATACACTATCATAATTGATGGATTATGCAAGTCTAGTCAGATAGAAAAAGCCAAACGGTTTTGGGATGATGTAATCTGGCCATCCAAAATTCATGACAACTTTGTCTATGCAGCTATTATCAAAGGGCTTTGTTGCTCTGGAAAATTCAGTGAGGCTTGTCATTTCCTTTATGAACTTATTGATTCCGGGGTTTCTCCAAACATATTTAGCTATAACATTCTAGTTGATAGCGCCTGCAGACTAGGATTGAGGGACGAAGCTTATCGAGTTGTAAGGGAGATGAAAAGGAATGGACTTACACCTGACTGTGTGACATGGAGGATTCTTGACAAGTTACATGGTGGGTCGAGAAAACAAACATTTGCTGACGATTCAGCCTTAAAATTGAGTAGCAGATCACAAGAGATGGAAATCGAACTAGATTATTGCAAGAACTAA